In Shinella sp. XGS7, a single genomic region encodes these proteins:
- a CDS encoding MFS transporter produces the protein MATASAVSTNAPMTGEQKKVIFASSLGTVFEWYDFYLYGSLAIYIGATFFSQYPETTRNIFALLAFAAGFLVRPFGALVFGRLGDLVGRKYTFLVTILIMGFSTFVVGLLPGAATIGIAAPIILILLRMLQGLALGGEYGGAATYVAEHAPDGKRGYFTSWIQTTATLGLFLSLVVILAVQFILGKEAFAAWGWRIPFLVSVVLLGVSVWIRMKMNESPAFAKMKEEGKGSKAPLTEAFGQWRNAKIALLALFGAVVGQAVVWYSGQFYALFFLTGVLKVDGQSANLMVAASLLLGTGFFVFFGWLSDKIGRKPIIMAGLLLAMLTYFPLFKALTWAGNPALATAQDTVRATVTAAPGDCKFQFNPTGTAKFTTSCDIAKQVLAAGSVSYENVAAPAGTPATIKIGETVINGYSSKGLPADEAKKKDAEFKKEVSAALKAAGYPAKADPAKINKPLVIAILVVLVIYVTMVYGPIAALLVELFPTRIRYTGMSLPYHIGNGWFGGLLPATAFAMSAAQGDIYYGLWYPIVFAGITLVIGLLFLPETKDRDIHAMD, from the coding sequence ATGGCGACTGCATCCGCGGTGTCCACCAACGCGCCCATGACGGGCGAGCAGAAGAAGGTGATCTTCGCCTCGTCGCTCGGCACCGTCTTCGAATGGTACGATTTCTATCTTTACGGCTCGCTGGCGATCTATATCGGCGCCACCTTCTTCAGCCAGTATCCGGAAACGACGCGCAACATCTTCGCGCTGCTCGCTTTCGCCGCCGGCTTCCTCGTGCGCCCGTTCGGCGCGCTGGTGTTCGGTCGTCTCGGCGACCTTGTCGGCCGCAAGTACACCTTCCTCGTCACCATCCTCATCATGGGCTTCTCGACCTTCGTCGTGGGCCTTCTGCCCGGCGCTGCCACAATCGGCATTGCTGCGCCGATCATCCTGATCCTCCTGCGCATGCTGCAGGGTCTGGCGCTCGGCGGTGAATATGGCGGTGCCGCGACCTATGTCGCCGAGCATGCGCCGGACGGCAAGCGCGGTTACTTCACCTCCTGGATCCAGACGACGGCGACGCTCGGCCTGTTCCTGTCGCTGGTGGTCATCCTGGCGGTGCAGTTCATCCTCGGCAAGGAAGCCTTCGCGGCCTGGGGCTGGCGCATTCCGTTCCTGGTCTCGGTCGTCCTGCTCGGCGTTTCCGTCTGGATCCGCATGAAGATGAACGAGTCCCCCGCCTTCGCCAAGATGAAGGAAGAGGGCAAGGGCTCCAAGGCGCCGCTCACGGAAGCCTTCGGCCAGTGGCGCAATGCCAAGATCGCGCTGCTCGCGCTGTTCGGCGCCGTCGTCGGTCAGGCCGTCGTCTGGTATTCCGGTCAGTTCTACGCGCTGTTCTTCCTGACGGGCGTCCTGAAGGTCGACGGCCAGTCGGCGAACCTGATGGTTGCCGCCTCGCTGCTGCTCGGCACCGGCTTCTTCGTCTTCTTCGGCTGGCTGTCGGACAAGATCGGCCGCAAGCCCATCATCATGGCCGGCCTGCTGCTCGCCATGCTGACCTACTTCCCGCTGTTCAAGGCGCTGACCTGGGCCGGCAACCCGGCGCTCGCCACGGCACAGGACACGGTCCGTGCGACGGTGACCGCAGCCCCCGGCGACTGCAAGTTCCAGTTCAACCCGACCGGCACGGCGAAGTTCACCACCTCGTGCGATATCGCCAAGCAGGTGCTGGCCGCAGGTTCGGTGAGCTACGAGAACGTGGCCGCACCGGCCGGCACGCCCGCCACCATCAAGATCGGTGAGACCGTGATCAATGGCTACAGCTCCAAGGGCCTGCCCGCGGACGAAGCCAAGAAGAAGGACGCCGAGTTCAAGAAGGAAGTCAGCGCCGCCCTGAAGGCCGCCGGCTACCCCGCCAAGGCCGACCCCGCCAAGATCAACAAGCCCCTGGTGATCGCCATCCTGGTGGTGCTCGTGATCTACGTCACGATGGTCTATGGCCCGATTGCCGCCCTGCTGGTCGAACTCTTCCCGACCCGCATCCGCTACACCGGCATGTCGCTGCCCTATCATATCGGCAACGGCTGGTTCGGCGGCCTGCTTCCGGCAACGGCCTTCGCGATGAGTGCGGCCCAGGGCGATATCTACTACGGCCTCTGGTACCCCATCGTCTTCGCGGGCATCACCCTCGTCATCGGCCTTCTCTTCCTGCCGGAAACGAAGGACCGCGACATCCACGCCATGGATTGA
- a CDS encoding universal stress protein: MSYRSLLVHLDSSPACPARVQQAIALARAMEAHLVGLAPTGLLTLPIAPEAAATLGEFNTLAWELLLEQAEDAAARFRAACAEAGLRSCEALVDSADTAQSLVHHAHCSDLLILGQPDPGQAGHALQRASIEQTLLQSARPCLLLPYTGADGGPARRALVAWDDSREAARALADALPLLRRAEQVQVLSWRESPLDEPLGARLSALQQWLSWQGVSAEVLEEPGGSLPVAEALLSRAADLDAGLIVMGAYGHARWTERVLGGATRGMLDAMTVPVLMSH, encoded by the coding sequence ATGAGCTATCGCAGCCTTCTGGTCCATCTGGACAGCTCACCCGCCTGCCCCGCCCGCGTGCAGCAGGCCATCGCCCTGGCCCGCGCCATGGAGGCGCATCTGGTGGGCCTGGCCCCCACGGGCCTGCTGACCCTGCCCATCGCCCCCGAGGCCGCAGCCACGCTGGGGGAGTTCAACACCCTGGCCTGGGAGCTGCTGCTGGAGCAGGCCGAGGATGCAGCCGCCCGCTTCCGCGCCGCCTGCGCCGAGGCCGGCCTGCGTTCCTGCGAGGCCCTGGTGGACAGCGCCGACACCGCCCAGTCCCTGGTGCATCACGCCCATTGCTCGGACCTGCTGATCCTGGGCCAGCCCGACCCCGGCCAGGCCGGCCACGCCCTGCAGCGCGCCAGCATCGAGCAGACCCTGCTGCAAAGCGCCCGCCCCTGCCTGCTGCTGCCCTACACCGGCGCGGACGGCGGGCCGGCCCGCCGCGCCCTGGTGGCCTGGGACGACAGCCGCGAGGCCGCCCGCGCCCTGGCCGACGCCCTGCCCCTGCTGCGCCGTGCCGAGCAGGTGCAGGTGCTGAGCTGGCGCGAGAGCCCGCTGGACGAGCCCCTGGGCGCACGCCTGAGTGCGCTGCAGCAGTGGCTGAGCTGGCAGGGGGTGAGCGCCGAGGTGCTGGAAGAGCCGGGCGGGTCGCTGCCCGTGGCCGAAGCCCTGCTCTCGCGCGCTGCCGATCTGGACGCGGGCCTGATCGTGATGGGGGCCTACGGCCATGCGCGCTGGACCGAGCGGGTGCTGGGCGGCGCCACCCGCGGCATGCTGGATGCGATGACGGTGCCGGTGCTGATGTCCCACTGA
- a CDS encoding diguanylate cyclase, producing MRYPDSMARSAEYLRLALPLMTKQRAALHPISYAVWYEFVSGRNLPLIKAVQERTRGGALLDEDDTASLYRQHVAEPVLDREDARRVSEGLSRVLDNMASTAAEAGDRTARFDQSLLEWSRQLLDESALNAQAREQLQALLGDTREMRQAMTALQQRLDASQSEIAALREEVSQARSEALVDALTGLANRRAFERRLASCLAEPLAQPEQGPCLVLGDIDFFKRVNDSYGHSFGDQVLRAVAQSIKRLAGEPRLAARVGGEEFALLLPSADLGEAQALAEQLRGAIAASRIRRGDKEQSLERVTLSLGVTQLACGESANDFFERADRALYRAKHRGRNCVTVLAARAA from the coding sequence ATGCGATACCCGGACAGCATGGCCCGCAGCGCTGAGTATCTGCGGCTGGCCCTGCCCCTGATGACCAAGCAGCGCGCGGCGCTGCATCCGATCAGCTATGCGGTGTGGTACGAGTTCGTCAGCGGGCGCAATCTGCCCCTGATCAAGGCCGTGCAGGAGCGCACCCGCGGCGGTGCCCTGCTGGACGAGGACGACACCGCCAGCCTCTACCGCCAGCATGTGGCCGAGCCGGTGCTGGACCGCGAGGATGCCCGCCGCGTCAGCGAGGGCCTGAGCCGCGTGCTGGACAATATGGCCAGCACCGCCGCCGAGGCCGGCGACCGCACCGCGCGCTTTGACCAGTCCCTGCTGGAATGGAGCCGCCAGCTGCTGGACGAAAGCGCCCTCAACGCCCAGGCCCGCGAGCAGCTGCAGGCCCTGCTGGGCGACACCCGCGAGATGCGCCAGGCCATGACGGCTTTGCAGCAGCGCCTGGATGCCAGCCAGAGCGAGATTGCGGCGCTGCGCGAGGAGGTGAGCCAGGCCCGCAGCGAGGCCCTGGTGGACGCCCTCACCGGCCTGGCCAACCGCCGCGCCTTCGAGCGCCGCCTGGCCAGCTGCCTGGCCGAGCCCCTGGCCCAGCCCGAACAAGGCCCCTGCCTGGTGCTGGGCGATATCGATTTCTTCAAGCGCGTCAACGACAGCTACGGCCACTCCTTCGGCGACCAGGTGCTGCGCGCCGTGGCCCAGAGCATCAAGCGCCTGGCCGGCGAGCCGCGCCTGGCCGCGCGGGTGGGCGGCGAGGAGTTCGCGCTGCTGCTCCCCAGTGCGGACCTCGGCGAAGCCCAGGCCCTGGCCGAGCAGCTGCGCGGCGCCATTGCCGCCAGCCGCATCCGCCGTGGGGACAAGGAGCAGAGCCTGGAGCGCGTGACCCTCTCCCTGGGCGTGACCCAGCTGGCGTGCGGCGAGAGCGCCAACGATTTCTTCGAGCGCGCCGACCGGGCGCTCTACCGCGCCAAGCATCGCGGGCGCAACTGCGTGACCGTGCTGGCGGCCCGCGCCGCCTGA
- a CDS encoding 2-hydroxychromene-2-carboxylate isomerase, producing the protein MKTLSFYFDPISPYAALAFERLPEALAGCSYEVEYRPVLFAAILHALGQKGPAEIESKRHWTFRQVSWLAHQQGIALDTPAQHPFNPLPLLRLAWASGSGASGTPNRRVVEKLFHHVWRAAGADANDAARLATLRQDLAPTQDPDSEPVKQRLRDATELAIQRGVFGVPTIEVDGRLFWGQDALPMLAAYLKGDPWFASGAWEAAAAPRPGVVRKH; encoded by the coding sequence ATGAAAACCCTGAGCTTCTACTTCGACCCCATCTCGCCCTACGCGGCCCTGGCCTTCGAGCGTCTGCCCGAGGCCCTGGCCGGCTGCAGCTACGAGGTGGAATACCGCCCGGTGCTGTTCGCCGCCATCCTGCACGCCCTGGGCCAGAAGGGCCCGGCCGAGATCGAGAGCAAGCGCCACTGGACCTTCCGCCAGGTGAGCTGGCTGGCGCACCAGCAGGGCATCGCGCTGGATACGCCGGCCCAGCATCCCTTCAATCCGCTGCCCCTGCTGCGTCTGGCCTGGGCCAGCGGTTCGGGCGCCAGCGGCACGCCCAACCGCCGCGTCGTGGAGAAGCTCTTCCACCATGTCTGGCGCGCCGCGGGCGCGGATGCCAATGATGCGGCCCGTCTGGCTACGCTCAGGCAAGACCTGGCCCCGACCCAGGACCCGGACAGCGAGCCGGTGAAGCAGCGCCTGCGCGACGCGACCGAGCTGGCCATACAGCGCGGCGTCTTCGGCGTGCCCACCATCGAGGTGGACGGCCGCCTCTTCTGGGGCCAGGACGCCCTGCCCATGCTGGCGGCCTATCTCAAGGGCGACCCCTGGTTTGCCAGCGGCGCCTGGGAAGCCGCCGCCGCGCCGCGGCCGGGCGTGGTGCGCAAGCACTGA
- a CDS encoding sensor histidine kinase: MSRLAGSSLRNAVVLALVVGLLVPTGAVLMYDLQTQRREAMDDLRRDLARVVEILALSLSEPIWQVSPDLAEPMIKAQVDDPRFVSVLVIEPSSPKPFLEFQRDTRQPELTLSQTRAVLRDGREIAQITVTMSAAPLLERRREDMLRTLWRSAVTLTLSLGLILLVMQRRVLQPMDRLSQAAAKLAAGRLDQPLDHTLDMSGGDEIARVGQAMERMRQALLAAFDELRQHANTLESQVAERTAELTAANTELTEALATLKTAQRELVESEKLASLGRLVAGVAHELNTPLGNALTVVSALEDRWGKLETMLSGQLPMRRSLLEELARDTRRGQDILQRNVQKAADLVRDFKQVAIDQTTDSRRSFDLAQVIEDVLVMVEPSFKHTPFKIQTELAPGIAMNSYPGALGQVLTNLLMNALVHGFEHREAGQVTVRCAPVSVEGEEMVELQVRDDGRGMDESVRRRIFDPFFTTKLGTGGSGLGMHIVHNIVTNVLGGQIEVLSSPGQGTRTLIRLPRVAPQRAPSETLVA, from the coding sequence ATGAGTCGGCTGGCCGGATCCTCGCTGCGCAACGCGGTCGTGCTGGCCCTGGTGGTGGGCCTGCTGGTGCCCACCGGCGCGGTGCTGATGTACGACCTGCAGACCCAGCGCCGCGAGGCCATGGACGATCTGCGGCGCGACCTGGCCCGGGTGGTGGAGATCCTGGCGCTCTCGCTGTCCGAGCCCATCTGGCAGGTCTCGCCCGATCTGGCCGAGCCCATGATCAAGGCCCAGGTGGACGACCCGCGCTTTGTCTCGGTGCTGGTGATCGAGCCCTCCTCGCCCAAGCCCTTTTTGGAGTTCCAGCGCGACACGCGCCAGCCCGAGCTGACCCTGAGCCAGACCCGCGCCGTGCTGCGCGACGGCCGCGAGATTGCCCAGATCACCGTGACCATGAGCGCCGCGCCCCTGCTGGAGCGCCGCCGCGAGGACATGCTGCGCACCCTGTGGCGCAGCGCCGTGACCCTGACGCTCTCCCTGGGCCTGATCCTGCTGGTGATGCAGCGCCGCGTGCTGCAGCCCATGGACCGGCTCAGCCAGGCCGCTGCCAAGCTGGCCGCCGGCCGCCTGGACCAGCCCCTGGATCACACCCTGGACATGAGCGGCGGCGACGAGATCGCCCGCGTGGGCCAGGCCATGGAGCGCATGCGCCAGGCCCTGCTCGCCGCCTTCGATGAGCTGCGCCAGCACGCCAACACCCTGGAGTCCCAGGTGGCCGAGCGCACCGCCGAGCTGACCGCCGCCAACACCGAGCTGACCGAGGCCCTGGCCACGCTCAAGACCGCGCAGCGCGAGCTGGTGGAGTCCGAGAAGCTGGCGTCCCTGGGCCGTCTGGTAGCCGGCGTGGCGCATGAGCTCAACACGCCTTTAGGCAATGCCCTGACCGTGGTCTCGGCCCTGGAAGACCGCTGGGGCAAGCTGGAGACCATGCTCAGCGGCCAGCTGCCCATGCGGCGCAGCCTGCTGGAGGAGCTGGCCCGCGACACCCGGCGCGGCCAGGACATCCTGCAGCGCAATGTGCAGAAGGCGGCCGATCTGGTGCGCGACTTCAAGCAGGTGGCCATCGACCAGACCACCGACTCGCGTCGCAGCTTCGACCTGGCCCAGGTGATCGAGGACGTGCTGGTGATGGTGGAGCCCAGCTTCAAGCACACGCCCTTCAAGATCCAGACCGAGCTGGCTCCGGGCATCGCGATGAACTCCTACCCCGGCGCCCTGGGTCAGGTGCTGACCAATCTGCTGATGAACGCCCTGGTGCACGGCTTCGAGCACCGCGAGGCCGGCCAGGTGACGGTGCGCTGCGCGCCGGTCAGCGTGGAGGGCGAGGAGATGGTGGAGCTGCAGGTGCGCGACGACGGCCGCGGCATGGACGAGTCGGTGCGGCGCCGCATCTTCGACCCCTTCTTCACCACCAAGCTGGGCACCGGCGGCTCGGGCCTGGGCATGCACATCGTGCACAACATCGTCACCAATGTGCTGGGCGGGCAGATCGAGGTTCTCTCCAGCCCCGGCCAGGGCACGCGCACCCTGATCCGCCTGCCGCGCGTGGCGCCGCAGCGCGCGCCCAGCGAAACGCTGGTCGCCTGA
- a CDS encoding IS481 family transposase: MNSHKHARLTYARRVEMVRQMTAEGLSAPAAAAAQGVTAPTARKWLGRYLAGGEAALADASSRPTHSPRAIAPAKALLIVELRRRRMLQSSIARSVGVSAATVSRVLARAGLSKLSDLEPTEPVVRYEREAPGELLHIDTKKLGRIVRPSHRVTGNRRDSVDGAGWETLFVAIDDHARLAFTAMHPDEKKAQAVQFLKNAVAYYARMGVTVQRLLTDNGAAFRSREFRQACVELGIKHSFTKPYTPKTNGKAERFIQTALREWAYGWTYQSSAQRTAALAHWQHHYNCHRPHSGIGGVPPICRLSASRNNVLTLHS, from the coding sequence ATGAACAGCCATAAGCATGCCCGACTTACCTACGCCCGCCGAGTCGAGATGGTCAGGCAGATGACCGCGGAAGGTCTCAGCGCCCCAGCAGCGGCTGCAGCGCAAGGCGTGACGGCCCCGACGGCCAGGAAGTGGCTCGGCCGCTATTTGGCCGGCGGTGAAGCCGCCTTGGCTGATGCCTCTTCGCGTCCCACGCACTCACCCAGAGCCATCGCTCCAGCCAAGGCGTTGCTCATCGTCGAGTTGCGCCGCCGCCGAATGCTGCAGTCCAGCATCGCCCGCAGCGTGGGCGTCTCGGCCGCCACTGTCAGCCGTGTGCTGGCTCGTGCTGGACTGTCCAAGCTCAGCGACCTGGAGCCGACTGAGCCCGTGGTGCGCTACGAGCGCGAGGCGCCGGGCGAGCTGCTGCACATCGACACCAAGAAGCTCGGGCGCATCGTGCGCCCGAGCCATCGCGTCACAGGTAATCGACGCGACTCGGTGGACGGTGCGGGCTGGGAGACGCTGTTCGTGGCCATTGACGATCACGCACGACTGGCCTTCACGGCCATGCATCCGGACGAGAAAAAAGCCCAGGCGGTGCAGTTCTTGAAGAATGCCGTGGCGTACTACGCCAGGATGGGCGTCACGGTCCAGCGGCTGCTCACCGACAACGGCGCGGCATTCCGCTCGCGAGAGTTCCGCCAGGCCTGCGTCGAACTCGGCATCAAGCACAGCTTCACGAAGCCCTACACGCCCAAAACCAACGGCAAGGCCGAGCGCTTCATCCAGACCGCGCTCCGTGAATGGGCCTACGGCTGGACGTACCAGAGCTCGGCTCAACGCACGGCGGCCCTGGCCCATTGGCAGCATCACTACAACTGCCACCGACCGCACAGCGGCATCGGCGGCGTCCCGCCTATCTGCAGACTAAGTGCCTCAAGAAACAACGTCTTGACGCTTCACAGCTAG
- the tam gene encoding trans-aconitate 2-methyltransferase, whose protein sequence is MTQDWNPALYRRYEDERTRPAAELLARVDLETPQRVIDLGCGPGNSTELLARRYPAAQIIGLDHSPAMLEAARERLPGLAFLQADLAQWSSPEPVDLLFANAVLQWLPGHQALLPHLLAQLAPGGVLALQMPDNLEEASHRLMRETAALPPYVAHIGPAAARRERLLGAEAYYDLLAPEAEVDLWRTHYYHRMDDAAAIVDWVRATGLRPFLDALPDASLRAQFLADYQARLETAYPARRDGSRLLGFPRLFIVARRRG, encoded by the coding sequence ATGACGCAAGACTGGAACCCGGCGCTGTACCGGCGCTATGAGGATGAACGCACCCGCCCCGCCGCCGAGCTGCTGGCGAGAGTCGACCTGGAGACGCCACAGCGCGTGATCGACCTGGGCTGCGGCCCCGGCAATTCCACCGAGCTGCTGGCGCGCCGCTACCCGGCGGCGCAGATCATCGGCCTGGACCATTCCCCCGCCATGCTGGAGGCCGCCCGCGAGCGCCTGCCGGGCCTGGCGTTCCTGCAGGCCGACCTGGCGCAATGGTCCAGCCCCGAGCCCGTGGACCTGCTCTTCGCCAATGCCGTGCTGCAGTGGTTGCCCGGCCACCAGGCCCTGCTGCCGCATCTGCTGGCCCAGCTGGCCCCGGGTGGCGTGCTGGCCCTGCAGATGCCGGACAACCTGGAGGAAGCCAGCCACCGCCTGATGCGCGAGACGGCGGCGCTGCCGCCCTATGTCGCCCATATCGGCCCGGCCGCCGCCCGGCGCGAGCGCCTGCTCGGGGCCGAGGCCTACTACGACCTGCTGGCCCCTGAGGCCGAGGTCGATCTCTGGCGCACCCACTACTACCACCGCATGGACGATGCCGCCGCCATCGTGGACTGGGTGCGCGCCACCGGCCTGCGGCCCTTTCTGGACGCCCTGCCCGACGCGAGCCTGCGCGCGCAATTCCTGGCCGACTACCAGGCCCGCCTGGAGACCGCCTACCCGGCGCGGCGCGACGGCAGCCGGCTGCTGGGCTTTCCGCGCCTCTTCATCGTGGCGCGCCGCCGCGGCTAA
- a CDS encoding Hsp20/alpha crystallin family protein, translating to MSLNSHRSEPRVEQLLPDLLRQIAPALRSASAQALGDGIRLDISETAEDYRVRAELPGARKDSVRVTIDRNFVNIAAEIPDLEPQAEAARVLLREGREGAVTRGFSLAHDIDAGRVQARYDNGLLRLVLPKRESTGSRTIAVL from the coding sequence ATGAGCCTCAACTCACACCGCAGCGAGCCCCGCGTCGAGCAGCTGCTGCCCGATCTGCTGCGCCAGATCGCCCCTGCCCTGCGCTCCGCCAGCGCCCAGGCCCTGGGTGACGGCATACGCCTGGACATCAGCGAGACCGCCGAGGACTACCGGGTGCGCGCCGAGCTGCCCGGCGCGCGCAAGGACAGCGTGCGCGTGACCATCGATCGCAACTTCGTCAATATCGCTGCCGAGATTCCCGATCTCGAGCCTCAGGCCGAAGCCGCCCGGGTGCTGCTGCGCGAGGGCCGCGAGGGCGCGGTCACGCGTGGTTTCTCCCTGGCCCACGACATCGATGCGGGCCGGGTTCAGGCCCGTTACGACAACGGCCTGCTGCGTCTGGTGCTGCCCAAGCGCGAGAGCACGGGCAGCCGCACCATCGCGGTTCTCTAG
- a CDS encoding LysE family translocator, with product MQNLSASSLLVFAQALLIGLSIAAPVGPIGLLTIQRSLHQGARAGLATGLGAAAADACYGALGAYGVHAVINTLEAARLPLALGGAAFLLWMAWGLWHMPVRVAAGPQERSGPSLWACFAGTFVLTLSNPATIVSFMAVFGVLAARGGAAASPGLLVLGVFLGSALWWWALSSGVGRLRGRFDARWQRRVQRASAGVLAGFALWQLAGLWR from the coding sequence ATGCAAAACCTCAGCGCCTCCAGCCTGCTCGTCTTCGCCCAGGCCCTGCTCATCGGTCTGTCGATCGCCGCCCCGGTCGGCCCCATCGGTCTGCTCACCATCCAGCGCAGCCTGCACCAGGGCGCGCGTGCCGGTCTGGCCACCGGCCTGGGGGCGGCCGCGGCCGATGCCTGCTATGGCGCCCTGGGCGCCTACGGCGTGCATGCGGTGATCAACACCCTGGAGGCCGCCCGCCTGCCCCTGGCCCTGGGGGGCGCGGCCTTTCTGCTCTGGATGGCCTGGGGCCTGTGGCACATGCCGGTGCGGGTGGCGGCGGGGCCGCAGGAGCGCAGCGGGCCCAGTCTGTGGGCCTGCTTTGCCGGCACTTTTGTGCTGACCCTGTCCAACCCGGCCACCATCGTGTCTTTCATGGCGGTGTTCGGCGTGCTGGCCGCGCGCGGTGGGGCCGCGGCTTCACCGGGCCTGCTGGTGCTGGGCGTCTTCCTGGGCTCGGCCCTGTGGTGGTGGGCGTTGAGCAGCGGGGTGGGGCGGCTGCGCGGGCGCTTCGACGCCCGCTGGCAGCGGCGCGTGCAGCGCGCCAGCGCCGGGGTGCTGGCGGGCTTCGCGCTGTGGCAGCTGGCCGGCTTGTGGCGCTGA
- a CDS encoding universal stress protein translates to MPYHHILVPLDGSLTAKAGLQEALKLARGQATTLHLLHVMDDSPLMAEMSAASAYEQWHQRSLEFADALLARAQAQVREAGLEARLLRLEAGGRRVADVVVDEALRARCDLIVMGSHGRRGVSRALLGSEAEAVARLAPMPVLLVKGETHPRPA, encoded by the coding sequence ATGCCCTATCACCACATCCTGGTGCCGCTGGACGGTAGCCTCACGGCCAAGGCCGGCCTGCAGGAGGCCCTCAAGCTGGCTCGCGGCCAGGCCACCACCCTGCACCTGCTGCACGTCATGGACGACAGTCCCCTGATGGCCGAGATGAGCGCGGCCAGCGCCTACGAGCAGTGGCATCAGCGCAGCCTGGAGTTCGCCGACGCCCTGCTGGCCCGCGCCCAGGCCCAGGTGCGCGAGGCCGGTCTCGAGGCCCGGCTGCTGCGCCTGGAGGCGGGCGGCCGCCGCGTGGCCGATGTGGTGGTGGACGAAGCCCTGCGCGCCCGCTGCGACCTGATCGTGATGGGCTCCCATGGCCGGCGCGGTGTGAGCCGGGCCCTGCTGGGCAGCGAGGCTGAGGCCGTGGCCCGTCTGGCGCCCATGCCGGTGCTGCTGGTCAAGGGCGAGACCCATCCCCGCCCTGCTTGA
- a CDS encoding Lrp/AsnC family transcriptional regulator yields the protein MQLDEKAWQLLQALQADGRAPLKSLAAAAGLSIPATAERLRRLQEAGVIRGIHAELDAQALGYGVRAIIGITAAQPAKPQLLATLAELPQVLECQHVTGADSYVLNVVAPDLAGLEALIARISLFGETRTSIVLSSPIARRGLRPA from the coding sequence ATGCAACTGGACGAGAAAGCCTGGCAGCTGCTCCAGGCCCTGCAGGCCGATGGCCGCGCGCCGCTGAAAAGCCTGGCCGCGGCGGCCGGGCTGTCGATCCCGGCCACGGCCGAGCGCCTCCGGCGTCTGCAGGAGGCGGGTGTCATACGCGGCATCCACGCCGAGCTGGACGCCCAGGCCCTGGGCTACGGGGTGCGCGCCATCATCGGCATCACCGCGGCCCAGCCCGCCAAGCCGCAGCTGCTGGCCACCCTGGCCGAGCTGCCCCAGGTGCTGGAATGCCAGCATGTGACCGGGGCCGACTCCTATGTGCTGAACGTGGTGGCGCCCGATCTGGCAGGGCTCGAGGCCCTGATCGCCCGCATCAGCCTCTTCGGAGAAACCCGCACCTCCATCGTGCTCAGCAGTCCCATAGCGCGACGCGGCCTGCGGCCCGCCTGA